The following are from one region of the Sphingomonas oryzagri genome:
- the hemH gene encoding ferrochelatase, which translates to MRPTDHPDIPASKIGVLLINLGTPEAAEAGAVRRYLAEFLSDPRVVEVPRAVWKPILHGIILRTRPAKSAHAYRQVWTKDGSPLAAITKAQAEGLKGRFGDDVVVDYAMRYGRPAIADRLAALKDQGCERILLAPLYPQYCAATTATANDAAFAALAGMRWQPAIRTLPPYHDDPAYIDALAISVRASLAALDFEPDAVIASFHGMPQRTLELGDPYHCHCRKTARLLSDALGRELIVTFQSRFGRAKWLEPATDTTLAALPGKGVRRVAIVAPGFAADCVETLEELAIRGRETFLASGGTHFAALPCLNASAEGLAMAESVIKRELEGWRALP; encoded by the coding sequence ATGAGACCCACCGACCATCCCGACATTCCCGCGTCGAAGATCGGCGTGCTGCTGATCAACCTCGGCACGCCCGAAGCGGCGGAAGCGGGCGCGGTGCGCCGCTACCTCGCCGAATTCCTCTCCGATCCGCGTGTGGTCGAAGTCCCGCGCGCGGTGTGGAAACCGATCCTCCACGGCATCATCCTACGCACCCGGCCGGCAAAGTCTGCCCATGCCTACCGGCAGGTGTGGACCAAGGATGGCTCGCCGCTCGCCGCGATCACCAAAGCGCAGGCTGAAGGATTGAAGGGGCGGTTCGGGGACGATGTGGTCGTGGACTACGCGATGCGCTACGGCCGGCCCGCGATCGCCGATCGTCTCGCCGCGCTCAAGGATCAGGGGTGCGAGCGCATCCTGCTGGCGCCGCTCTACCCGCAATATTGCGCGGCGACGACCGCGACGGCCAACGATGCCGCCTTCGCCGCGCTGGCCGGGATGCGCTGGCAGCCCGCGATCCGCACGCTGCCGCCTTATCATGACGACCCCGCCTATATCGACGCGCTGGCCATCTCGGTGCGCGCCAGCCTCGCCGCGCTCGATTTCGAACCGGATGCGGTGATCGCGAGCTTCCACGGTATGCCGCAGCGGACGCTGGAGTTGGGCGATCCCTATCATTGCCATTGCCGGAAGACCGCGCGCCTCCTTTCCGATGCGTTGGGCCGCGAACTGATCGTCACCTTTCAGTCGCGCTTCGGCCGCGCGAAATGGCTGGAGCCGGCGACCGACACGACGCTCGCCGCGCTGCCGGGCAAGGGCGTCAGGCGCGTCGCCATCGTCGCCCCCGGATTCGCGGCGGATTGTGTCGAGACGCTGGAGGAACTCGCCATCCGTGGGCGCGAAACCTTCCTCGCGTCAGGCGGCACCCACTTCGCGGCGCTCCCCTGCCTCAATGCGAGTGCGGAAGGTCTCGCGATGGCCGAAAGTGTCATCAAGCGGGAACTTGAAGGCTGGAGAGCGCTCCCCTAG
- a CDS encoding molybdopterin cofactor-binding domain-containing protein, producing MTGITRRRLLIGGGAGVGLVVAWGLWPRRAGVNLVAAAGETILGPFLKIGTDGHVTVVVPQIETGQGVWTALPQILADELGCDWRTVAVEPAPIGPAYANRLAAGLLVGDVVPPLLRGPAVAVADRWAETHDAMLTGFSTSVRAFERPLREAGATARALLCMAAARHWDADWRACDTQDGFVVRAPDRMRFADLAAEAATLDPPDTPPLRAQRGLSGRAVARLDAPAKVDGSARFAADVRLTDMLFAAIRQGPADDSRLIGWDREAAKAIPDLFAVIDHANWIAVLADNWWAANRALDRLAPRFRTQGALPDSASIGRALDAALAAEGGGIAGEGNPDKFLGEAAVRADYSAGLAVHAAIEPPAATARIRDGRLELWAATQAPAAARTAAARAIGFAEEDVTLYPMPMGGGFGQGFDTRVAEQAAILAQKSGRPVQLTWSRVEACLHDRFRPPAKAHLAATLGPGATIAAWHAKVAAPAALRETVASLYPPLPVGHGGEPAAAEGALPPYAMGAYAVDHHPADIGLPTGVLRGEAAGYATFFAESFIDELADKAGIDPLSFRIAQLGGNPRLAHCLSTAATLGEWQGGVRGTGQGLACHQAYGSVIAVLAEARVDNGRIVVDRLSASVDCGRTINPDLVRQQIEGGLLFALPAAIGEAITVTRGLVDQRRIGALDIPTLARTPEIRIDIVASRADPGGASGLAVPPVAPAIANALAAATGHRCRSLPLSLAV from the coding sequence ATGACGGGGATCACGCGACGGCGGCTTCTGATCGGCGGGGGCGCCGGCGTGGGTCTGGTCGTCGCGTGGGGGCTGTGGCCGCGCCGCGCGGGCGTGAACCTGGTCGCGGCGGCGGGCGAGACGATCCTCGGCCCCTTCCTCAAGATCGGCACAGACGGGCATGTCACGGTGGTCGTCCCGCAGATCGAGACCGGGCAGGGCGTGTGGACCGCTCTGCCCCAGATTCTCGCCGACGAGCTGGGCTGCGACTGGCGGACGGTGGCGGTGGAGCCGGCGCCGATCGGCCCGGCCTATGCCAACCGCCTCGCAGCCGGGCTGCTGGTCGGCGATGTCGTGCCGCCTCTGTTGCGCGGCCCGGCAGTCGCGGTGGCGGATCGCTGGGCGGAGACGCACGACGCGATGCTGACCGGTTTCTCGACCTCTGTCCGCGCCTTTGAGCGCCCCTTGCGCGAGGCCGGGGCGACGGCACGCGCCTTGCTCTGCATGGCGGCCGCAAGGCATTGGGATGCGGACTGGCGCGCCTGCGACACGCAGGACGGCTTCGTCGTGCGCGCGCCGGATCGGATGCGCTTCGCCGATCTGGCGGCCGAGGCGGCGACGCTCGATCCGCCCGACACGCCGCCATTGCGCGCGCAAAGGGGGCTGTCCGGCCGCGCCGTCGCGCGCCTCGATGCGCCGGCCAAGGTGGATGGATCGGCGCGCTTCGCCGCCGACGTGCGGCTCACCGACATGCTGTTCGCCGCGATCCGGCAGGGGCCTGCGGACGACAGCCGGCTGATCGGCTGGGATCGCGAGGCGGCGAAGGCGATCCCGGATCTCTTCGCGGTGATCGATCACGCGAACTGGATCGCGGTGCTGGCCGATAATTGGTGGGCTGCCAATCGCGCGCTCGATCGTCTGGCGCCGCGCTTCCGGACGCAGGGGGCTTTGCCGGACAGTGCATCGATCGGTCGCGCCCTCGACGCCGCGCTGGCGGCCGAGGGCGGGGGCATCGCGGGCGAGGGAAATCCCGACAAGTTCCTCGGCGAGGCGGCGGTACGGGCGGACTATAGCGCCGGTCTCGCCGTCCATGCCGCGATCGAGCCGCCGGCCGCGACGGCGCGGATACGCGACGGACGGCTGGAGCTATGGGCCGCGACGCAGGCGCCCGCCGCCGCCCGCACGGCGGCGGCACGCGCGATCGGTTTCGCCGAGGAGGACGTGACGCTCTATCCGATGCCGATGGGTGGGGGCTTCGGACAAGGCTTCGATACGCGCGTCGCCGAGCAGGCGGCCATTCTCGCGCAGAAGAGCGGCCGACCGGTGCAACTCACATGGTCGCGGGTCGAAGCGTGCCTGCACGATCGTTTTCGCCCGCCGGCCAAGGCGCATCTCGCCGCGACGCTCGGGCCGGGCGCGACGATCGCGGCGTGGCATGCGAAGGTGGCCGCACCTGCCGCGCTGCGCGAGACGGTCGCGAGCCTGTATCCCCCGCTTCCCGTCGGGCATGGCGGCGAGCCGGCGGCAGCGGAAGGGGCGCTCCCTCCCTATGCGATGGGCGCCTATGCCGTGGATCATCACCCCGCCGACATCGGCCTACCGACCGGCGTGCTGCGCGGAGAGGCGGCGGGCTATGCCACCTTCTTCGCCGAGAGCTTCATCGACGAGCTGGCGGACAAGGCGGGTATCGACCCGCTGTCCTTCCGTATCGCCCAGCTCGGCGGCAACCCACGCCTCGCACATTGCCTGTCGACCGCCGCGACCTTGGGCGAATGGCAGGGCGGCGTGCGCGGTACGGGGCAGGGGCTTGCCTGTCACCAGGCTTATGGCAGCGTGATCGCGGTGCTGGCGGAGGCGCGGGTGGACAATGGCCGGATAGTGGTCGATCGCCTGTCCGCCAGCGTCGACTGCGGGCGGACGATCAATCCGGATCTCGTCCGCCAGCAGATCGAGGGTGGCCTGCTCTTCGCGCTGCCCGCCGCGATCGGGGAGGCCATCACGGTGACGCGCGGACTGGTCGACCAGCGACGGATCGGCGCTCTGGACATCCCGACCCTCGCCCGCACGCCCGAAATCCGCATCGACATCGTCGCCAGCCGGGCCGATCCCGGCGGCGCCTCGGGTCTCGCCGTGCCGCCGGTCGCGCCCGCCATCGCCAATGCCCTCGCTGCCGCGACCGGGCACCGTTGCCGCTCTTTGCCGTTGAGCCTTGCCGTATGA
- a CDS encoding P1 family peptidase has product MRPGPHNLITDVPGLRVGHATDEAAGTGVTTVLTDGAWVAAVDVRGGGPGVRETDTLAPENLVPGVHAVVLSGGSVFGLAAADGVVARLSMRGVGLRLASEGKALPIVPSAILYDLSGDGDKDWGETPPYRALGLASVDAAAEEFALGSVGAGRGARAGQVKGGIGSVSLDMGDGLMAGALAAVNPVGSVFVPGGEIYWAWPFEIDDEFGGRVPDGTPLAHDPMPAEGRLTRPQAGTNTTLVVVATNAALDKGEAKRVAMMAQDGIARAVRPAHTPFDGDIVFTIAGGTIALPADAGRQREIARIGSAAADCVARAIARGVFHAR; this is encoded by the coding sequence ATGAGGCCCGGCCCGCACAACCTGATCACAGACGTACCGGGACTGCGCGTCGGCCACGCTACCGACGAGGCGGCCGGCACCGGCGTCACCACGGTCCTGACCGATGGCGCGTGGGTGGCGGCGGTGGATGTGCGCGGCGGCGGGCCGGGCGTGCGCGAGACCGACACGCTGGCGCCGGAGAACCTCGTGCCCGGCGTGCATGCCGTCGTGCTGTCAGGCGGATCGGTGTTCGGGCTGGCGGCGGCGGACGGTGTGGTCGCGCGGCTATCGATGCGCGGCGTGGGCCTCAGGCTCGCTTCGGAGGGCAAGGCGCTGCCGATCGTGCCGTCGGCGATCCTCTACGATCTGTCGGGCGACGGCGACAAGGATTGGGGCGAAACGCCGCCCTATCGCGCGCTCGGCCTTGCCTCGGTGGATGCCGCGGCCGAAGAGTTCGCGCTCGGCTCGGTCGGCGCGGGCCGCGGAGCGCGGGCGGGACAGGTGAAGGGCGGCATCGGCTCGGTGTCGCTCGATATGGGCGACGGGCTGATGGCCGGTGCGTTGGCGGCGGTGAACCCGGTCGGATCGGTGTTCGTGCCCGGCGGTGAGATCTATTGGGCATGGCCTTTCGAGATCGATGATGAATTTGGCGGACGCGTGCCGGATGGCACCCCGCTCGCGCATGATCCGATGCCGGCCGAGGGGCGGCTCACTCGTCCGCAGGCCGGGACCAACACGACGCTGGTCGTCGTCGCCACCAACGCCGCGCTCGACAAGGGCGAGGCGAAGCGGGTCGCGATGATGGCGCAGGACGGGATCGCCCGCGCAGTCCGCCCCGCGCACACACCGTTCGACGGCGACATCGTCTTCACCATCGCCGGCGGAACGATCGCGCTTCCCGCCGATGCCGGCCGCCAGCGCGAGATCGCGCGGATCGGATCGGCGGCCGCTGATTGCGTCGCCCGCGCCATCGCGAGGGGCGTCTTTCACGCTCGATAG
- the maiA gene encoding maleylacetoacetate isomerase, with amino-acid sequence MILHGYWRSGTSYRTRIALNLKGVAYDQRTYDLRAGAQNDGAYRALNPQMLVPTLEVDGTLLTQSPAILEWLEERYPDPPLLPKETDERVVVRAMAALIGCDIHPLNNIRVTTALRTQFGADSAAVKQWAARWIRDGFAALETLIERHGGRFAYGDTPTLVDCYLVPQLYSAERFSVDVSSYPRLLAAANAARALPEVEAAHPDRQPDADPQ; translated from the coding sequence ATGATCCTCCACGGCTATTGGCGCTCGGGCACGTCCTATCGCACGCGAATCGCGCTCAATCTCAAGGGCGTCGCTTATGATCAGCGGACTTATGATCTGCGTGCCGGCGCGCAGAATGACGGAGCCTATCGAGCGTTGAACCCGCAGATGCTGGTGCCCACGCTGGAGGTGGATGGCACGCTGCTGACCCAGAGCCCGGCCATCCTCGAATGGCTGGAGGAGCGCTATCCCGATCCGCCGCTGCTGCCGAAGGAGACCGACGAGCGGGTGGTGGTGCGCGCCATGGCGGCGCTGATCGGGTGCGACATCCATCCGCTTAACAACATCCGCGTTACCACCGCGTTGCGCACCCAGTTCGGCGCGGACAGCGCGGCGGTGAAGCAATGGGCGGCACGCTGGATCCGCGACGGCTTCGCGGCGCTGGAAACCCTGATCGAGCGACATGGCGGGCGCTTCGCTTATGGCGATACGCCGACGCTGGTGGATTGCTACCTCGTGCCGCAGCTCTATTCGGCCGAGCGCTTCTCGGTGGATGTGTCGTCTTATCCGCGCCTGCTCGCCGCTGCCAATGCCGCGCGCGCGCTGCCCGAGGTGGAAGCCGCGCATCCGGATCGCCAACCCGACGCCGATCCTCAATGA
- a CDS encoding ribbon-helix-helix domain-containing protein, whose product MAGPVKRSVAIAGHSTSISLEPIFWDALGEAAVAMQLPLSALVARIDAERIEADDPPNLASAIRVWLFERERQMRSENIIDNDSQ is encoded by the coding sequence ATGGCCGGCCCGGTCAAGCGCTCGGTCGCGATCGCCGGCCATTCGACCTCGATCAGCCTCGAGCCGATCTTCTGGGATGCGCTGGGGGAGGCGGCGGTCGCGATGCAGCTGCCGCTTTCCGCGCTGGTCGCGCGCATCGACGCGGAGCGGATCGAGGCGGACGACCCGCCCAATCTCGCGAGCGCGATCCGGGTCTGGCTGTTCGAGCGCGAGCGCCAGATGCGTTCTGAAAATATCATTGATAATGACTCGCAATAA
- the hmgA gene encoding homogentisate 1,2-dioxygenase translates to MTSHYLPGFANHVSTEAVPGALPIGRNSPQKVPFGLYAEQLSGTAFTAPRSENRRSWLYRMRPTANHAPFVPYEGAKLLRSGPFDEVPPSPNRLRWDPLPIPSEPTDFVDGLVTYGGNGDVASGDGCGIHLYATNRSMENRVFFSADGELLILPQQGGLRIVTEMGVLDVAPLHIALIPRGVRFRVELDGPSRGYVCENYGHLFRLPDLGPIGANGLANPRDFETPVAWYEDRDEPCEVIQKFQGRLWTTTLDHSPLDVVAWHGNLAPCRYDLARFNTINTVSFDHPDPSIFTVLTSPSDTPGTANVDFVIFPPRWMVAEGTFRPPWFHRNVMSEYMGLIEGAYDAKEGGFAPGGGSLHNQMNGHGPDVASYEKAIAADLKPHRIEATMAFMFESRQVIRPTRWAMETETLQGDYDDAWSGFAKARLPS, encoded by the coding sequence ATGACGTCGCACTACCTCCCCGGCTTCGCGAACCATGTTTCCACCGAGGCGGTGCCGGGCGCCCTGCCGATCGGGCGCAATTCGCCGCAGAAGGTGCCGTTCGGCCTCTATGCCGAGCAGCTGTCTGGCACCGCCTTTACCGCGCCGCGTAGCGAGAACCGGAGGAGCTGGCTCTACCGGATGCGGCCGACCGCCAATCATGCGCCGTTCGTACCCTACGAGGGCGCGAAGCTGCTGCGCTCCGGCCCGTTCGACGAGGTGCCGCCCAGCCCCAACCGCCTGCGCTGGGACCCGCTGCCGATCCCGTCCGAGCCGACCGATTTCGTCGACGGTCTCGTCACCTACGGCGGCAATGGCGACGTCGCGAGCGGGGATGGCTGCGGCATCCACCTCTACGCCACCAATCGCTCGATGGAGAACCGCGTCTTCTTCTCCGCCGACGGCGAGCTGCTGATCCTCCCGCAGCAGGGCGGCCTTCGCATCGTTACCGAGATGGGCGTGCTCGACGTGGCGCCGCTCCACATCGCGCTGATCCCGCGCGGGGTGCGCTTCCGGGTGGAACTGGACGGCCCGTCGCGCGGCTATGTCTGCGAGAATTACGGGCATCTCTTCCGCCTGCCCGATCTCGGCCCGATCGGCGCCAACGGCCTCGCCAACCCGCGCGACTTCGAGACGCCAGTGGCGTGGTATGAGGACCGTGACGAACCTTGCGAGGTGATCCAGAAGTTCCAGGGCCGCCTGTGGACGACCACGCTCGATCACTCGCCGCTCGATGTGGTGGCGTGGCACGGCAATCTCGCGCCCTGCCGCTACGATCTCGCCCGCTTCAACACGATCAACACGGTGAGCTTCGATCATCCCGATCCGTCGATCTTCACGGTGCTGACTTCGCCGAGCGATACGCCGGGCACCGCGAACGTCGACTTCGTGATCTTCCCGCCGCGCTGGATGGTGGCGGAGGGGACGTTCCGGCCGCCCTGGTTCCACCGCAACGTGATGAGCGAATATATGGGGCTGATCGAAGGCGCCTACGATGCCAAGGAAGGCGGCTTCGCACCCGGCGGCGGATCGCTGCACAACCAGATGAACGGCCACGGGCCGGACGTGGCGAGCTACGAGAAGGCGATCGCCGCCGATCTCAAGCCGCACAGGATCGAGGCGACGATGGCTTTCATGTTCGAAAGCCGCCAGGTCATCCGCCCGACCCGCTGGGCGATGGAGACGGAAACGCTCCAGGGCGACTATGACGATGCCTGGTCCGGATTCGCAAAGGCGCGGCTTCCCTCATGA
- the lgt gene encoding prolipoprotein diacylglyceryl transferase, with product MPAHYIHFTDLHLHPEIFRIGWFALRWYSLAYITGIIAGWWYVLKLIDRPGAPMARRHVDDFVFWATIAVIAGGRIGYILFYDLGNYLLHPLDMLKLWEGGMSFHGATLGVTLAMWWFCRKNGLSLLRFADYIACVAPIGLFFGRLANFVNGELWGKVTTVPWAIVFPNAGPLPRHPSQLYEAGLEGLVLFAILNLMFWKSKTARYQPGLLCGTFLTGYGAFRFFVEFFRQPDQQFNGTFLATTIHMGQLLDLPMLIGGLYLIATAKGRRQRVEPIAGSESVA from the coding sequence TTGCCCGCGCACTATATCCACTTCACCGATCTGCATCTGCACCCCGAAATCTTCCGGATCGGGTGGTTTGCCCTGCGCTGGTACTCACTCGCCTACATCACCGGGATCATCGCCGGCTGGTGGTATGTGCTGAAGCTGATCGACCGCCCCGGTGCTCCGATGGCGCGGCGCCATGTCGACGATTTCGTCTTCTGGGCGACGATTGCGGTGATCGCCGGCGGGCGGATCGGCTACATCCTGTTCTACGATCTCGGCAATTACCTGCTGCACCCACTCGACATGCTGAAACTGTGGGAGGGCGGCATGTCCTTCCATGGCGCGACGCTGGGGGTGACACTGGCGATGTGGTGGTTCTGCCGGAAGAACGGCCTCAGCCTGCTGCGCTTCGCCGATTATATCGCCTGCGTCGCGCCGATCGGCCTATTCTTTGGCCGCCTCGCGAACTTCGTGAACGGCGAGCTGTGGGGCAAGGTGACGACCGTGCCGTGGGCGATCGTCTTCCCCAATGCCGGCCCGCTGCCGCGCCACCCGAGCCAGCTCTACGAGGCTGGGCTGGAGGGGCTTGTGCTCTTCGCCATCCTCAACCTGATGTTCTGGAAATCGAAGACGGCGCGCTACCAGCCGGGCTTGCTGTGCGGCACCTTCCTCACCGGCTACGGCGCCTTCCGCTTCTTCGTGGAATTCTTCCGCCAGCCCGACCAACAGTTCAACGGCACGTTCCTCGCAACAACCATCCACATGGGTCAGCTGCTCGATCTGCCGATGCTGATCGGCGGGCTCTACCTGATCGCGACCGCCAAGGGTCGCCGCCAGCGGGTCGAGCCGATCGCCGGGAGTGAGAGCGTCGCCTGA
- a CDS encoding MarR family winged helix-turn-helix transcriptional regulator, whose amino-acid sequence MSRDLILDRFLPYRLSFTSNLVSDAVADTYKALFGLTIPEWRLVALIAEREGITQQEIGSLSRMDKVTVSRAAIALADRGLIERRPNPVDKRSQLLALSEAGTKLYESVAPKALEMERAVFGRFSDAELEAFTEMLRRIDAAVLEADPGV is encoded by the coding sequence ATGAGCCGTGACCTGATCCTCGACCGCTTCCTGCCTTACCGCCTGTCCTTCACCAGCAATCTGGTGAGCGACGCCGTGGCGGACACCTATAAAGCCCTGTTCGGCCTCACGATCCCCGAATGGCGGCTGGTCGCGCTGATCGCCGAGCGGGAGGGGATCACCCAGCAGGAGATCGGGTCGCTCAGCCGGATGGACAAGGTGACGGTCAGCCGCGCGGCGATCGCGCTGGCCGATCGTGGCCTGATCGAGCGGCGACCCAACCCCGTCGACAAACGCTCGCAACTGCTGGCTCTGAGCGAGGCGGGCACCAAGCTCTATGAGTCGGTCGCGCCCAAGGCGCTCGAGATGGAGCGCGCCGTGTTCGGCCGCTTTTCCGATGCCGAGCTGGAGGCGTTCACCGAGATGCTGCGGCGGATCGACGCGGCGGTGCTGGAGGCGGATCCGGGCGTATGA
- a CDS encoding class I SAM-dependent methyltransferase has product MRASPDPAERLRRLAAGGGPIPLADYMALANAHYYATRDPLGAAGDFTTAPEISQMFGELIGLWAADLWLRAGRPEAAWVELGPGRGTLSADALRAMGKAGLAPPVQLVETSPVLREAQARTIPGATHHESIATLPTDRPLIVVANEFFDALPIHQIVRTDAGWRERMVDHDGERFVATVGEQRFDAVVPDVLRDGDVIETSPASVAILRDLAARIVAQGGALLAIDYGYEGPLAGNTLQALRHHRFADPFEAPGEQDLTAHVDFAALAEAARAEGAVAHQPTTQGALLEALGIQARATSLARAAPSRQGEIETAWRRLCAPDAMGTLFKALAITAPGWPVPGGF; this is encoded by the coding sequence GTGAGAGCGTCGCCTGATCCCGCCGAGCGGCTGAGGCGCCTGGCCGCAGGCGGCGGGCCGATCCCGCTGGCCGATTACATGGCGCTCGCCAACGCGCATTATTACGCGACGCGCGATCCGCTGGGCGCCGCCGGGGACTTCACCACCGCGCCCGAGATCAGCCAGATGTTCGGCGAGCTGATCGGCCTGTGGGCGGCGGACCTGTGGCTCCGCGCCGGGCGCCCGGAGGCGGCGTGGGTGGAGCTGGGGCCGGGTCGCGGCACGCTCTCCGCCGACGCGTTGCGGGCGATGGGCAAGGCCGGCCTCGCCCCGCCGGTGCAGCTCGTCGAGACCAGCCCCGTGCTGCGCGAGGCGCAGGCGCGCACGATACCGGGCGCAACGCATCACGAAAGCATCGCCACACTGCCCACCGACCGGCCGCTGATCGTCGTCGCCAATGAATTCTTCGATGCGCTGCCGATCCACCAGATTGTCCGCACCGATGCGGGCTGGCGCGAGCGGATGGTTGATCATGATGGCGAGCGATTCGTCGCCACCGTGGGCGAACAACGCTTCGACGCCGTGGTGCCGGACGTGCTCCGCGACGGCGATGTGATCGAGACATCGCCCGCCTCCGTCGCCATCCTGCGCGATCTGGCGGCACGGATCGTCGCGCAGGGCGGCGCGCTGCTGGCGATCGATTACGGCTATGAGGGGCCGCTCGCGGGTAACACGCTGCAGGCGCTCCGCCACCACCGCTTCGCCGATCCGTTCGAGGCGCCCGGCGAGCAGGATCTCACCGCCCATGTCGACTTCGCCGCACTGGCCGAGGCAGCGCGGGCCGAGGGCGCCGTCGCGCATCAGCCGACAACACAGGGCGCGCTGCTCGAAGCGTTGGGCATCCAGGCGCGTGCGACAAGCCTTGCCCGCGCAGCCCCGTCGCGGCAGGGAGAGATCGAAACCGCCTGGCGCCGCCTCTGCGCGCCCGACGCAATGGGCACCTTATTCAAGGCACTGGCGATCACGGCGCCGGGCTGGCCGGTGCCGGGAGGATTTTGA
- the phbB gene encoding acetoacetyl-CoA reductase, with translation MTRVAIVTGGTRGIGEAISVALKDMGIKVAANYAGDDAKAKAFSDRTGIPSYKWDVSDFDAVHAGVEKVEHDLGPVDIIVNNAGITRDSTILKQSYEQWKQVIDTNLGGCFNMAKATFPGMRSRGWGRIVNIGSINGQAGQYGQVNYAAAKSGIHGFTKALAQEGAKFGVTVNAIAPGYIDTDMVAAVPEDVLEKIVAKIPVGRLGHASEIARGVAFLVAEDGGFVTGSTLSINGGQHMY, from the coding sequence ATGACCCGCGTAGCGATCGTGACCGGCGGCACCCGTGGTATCGGCGAGGCGATCAGCGTCGCGCTCAAGGACATGGGTATCAAGGTGGCCGCCAACTATGCGGGCGACGATGCCAAGGCCAAGGCCTTCTCCGATCGCACCGGCATCCCCTCCTACAAGTGGGACGTGTCGGATTTCGACGCGGTGCACGCCGGCGTAGAGAAGGTCGAGCACGATCTCGGGCCCGTCGACATCATCGTCAACAATGCGGGCATCACGCGCGACAGCACGATCCTGAAGCAGTCCTACGAACAGTGGAAGCAGGTGATCGACACCAACCTCGGCGGCTGCTTCAACATGGCGAAAGCGACCTTTCCGGGGATGCGCTCGCGCGGCTGGGGCCGGATCGTCAACATCGGCTCGATCAACGGGCAGGCGGGCCAATACGGGCAGGTCAATTACGCCGCCGCCAAGTCCGGCATCCACGGCTTCACCAAGGCGCTGGCGCAGGAAGGCGCCAAGTTCGGGGTGACGGTGAACGCGATCGCGCCGGGCTATATCGATACCGACATGGTCGCTGCCGTGCCGGAGGACGTGCTGGAGAAGATCGTCGCCAAGATCCCGGTCGGCCGCCTCGGTCATGCCTCCGAGATCGCGCGTGGCGTGGCCTTCCTGGTGGCCGAGGATGGCGGCTTCGTCACCGGCTCGACGCTGTCGATCAACGGCGGCCAGCACATGTATTGA
- the hppD gene encoding 4-hydroxyphenylpyruvate dioxygenase, with protein sequence MIEGNPLGLNGFEFVEFTSPDPEAMGRQFEQLGFTPTHRHPTKNVTRYKQGRINLMLNRDEAGRVAAFRGEHGPSASAMAFRVSDPAKAMEWALAHGAKPTEEDDTVIQGIGGSYLYFIADDADLYADWAEFPGWREAEARNNVGLDLLDHLTHNVKRGQMRVWSEFYRTLFNFEEQKYFDIKGKATGLFSQAMIAPDKAIRIPLNESQDDNSQIEEFIREYHGEGIQHLALTTPDIYDTVERLRARGVKLQDTIETYYELVDKRVPNHGEDLARMKKNRILIDGNVGEEGLLLQIFTENLFGPIFFEIIQRKGNEGFGNGNFQALFESIELDQIRRGVIAVDA encoded by the coding sequence ATGATCGAAGGCAATCCGCTGGGCCTCAACGGCTTCGAGTTCGTCGAATTCACCTCGCCCGATCCGGAGGCGATGGGCCGCCAGTTCGAGCAGCTTGGCTTCACGCCCACGCACCGCCACCCGACCAAGAACGTCACCCGCTACAAGCAGGGGCGCATCAACCTGATGCTCAACCGCGACGAGGCGGGGCGCGTCGCCGCCTTCCGGGGCGAGCATGGCCCGTCTGCGAGCGCCATGGCGTTCCGCGTCTCCGATCCCGCCAAGGCGATGGAATGGGCGCTGGCGCATGGCGCCAAGCCGACCGAGGAGGACGACACCGTGATCCAGGGGATCGGCGGTTCCTACCTCTATTTCATCGCCGACGATGCGGATCTCTATGCCGATTGGGCGGAATTCCCCGGCTGGCGCGAGGCGGAGGCGCGCAACAATGTCGGTCTCGACCTGCTCGATCACCTGACCCACAACGTCAAGCGTGGCCAGATGCGGGTGTGGAGCGAATTCTACCGCACGCTCTTCAACTTCGAGGAGCAGAAGTATTTCGACATCAAGGGCAAGGCGACCGGTCTGTTCAGCCAGGCGATGATCGCGCCCGACAAGGCGATCCGCATCCCGCTGAACGAGAGCCAGGACGACAATTCGCAGATCGAGGAATTCATCCGCGAATATCATGGCGAGGGCATCCAGCACCTCGCGCTGACCACGCCGGACATCTACGACACGGTCGAGCGCCTGCGCGCGCGCGGCGTGAAGCTGCAGGACACGATCGAGACCTATTACGAACTGGTCGACAAGCGCGTGCCGAACCACGGCGAGGACCTCGCCCGGATGAAGAAGAACCGCATCCTGATCGACGGCAATGTCGGCGAGGAGGGGCTGCTGCTCCAGATCTTCACCGAGAACCTGTTCGGCCCGATCTTCTTCGAGATCATCCAGCGCAAGGGCAATGAAGGCTTTGGCAATGGCAACTTCCAGGCGTTGTTCGAGAGCATCGAGCTGGACCAAATCCGGCGCGGCGTCATCGCGGTGGACGCGTAA